One part of the Deltaproteobacteria bacterium CG2_30_66_27 genome encodes these proteins:
- a CDS encoding ribosomal-protein-alanine N-acetyltransferase, giving the protein MGPSDLDGVMAIEEVSFPTPWSREMFIEDFPRDFSDTLVAAGVDDEVLGYAVCWILAGESHLLNIAVHPGRRGRGIGRALLSECIGRAARAGASLIFLEVRAGNEAAQRLYRSMGFAFRGIRKGYYTDTGEDAVLLDREVRKSDAAR; this is encoded by the coding sequence ATGGGCCCGTCGGACCTCGACGGCGTGATGGCGATCGAGGAGGTTTCCTTCCCGACCCCCTGGTCCCGGGAGATGTTCATCGAGGACTTCCCACGGGACTTCTCCGATACCCTGGTCGCGGCGGGGGTCGATGACGAGGTTCTCGGATACGCCGTCTGCTGGATCCTCGCGGGGGAATCCCATCTGTTGAACATCGCCGTGCACCCCGGGCGGCGCGGGCGGGGGATCGGCCGGGCCCTCCTGTCGGAATGCATCGGTCGCGCGGCGCGGGCGGGGGCCTCGCTGATCTTCCTCGAGGTGCGCGCCGGAAACGAGGCCGCGCAGCGCCTGTATCGCTCGATGGGGTTCGCCTTCCGGGGGATCCGAAAGGGGTATTATACCGACACGGGAGAGGACGCGGTCCTCCTCGACCGGGAGGTACGGAAAAGCGATGCCGCACGGTAG
- a CDS encoding transcription termination factor NusA, with amino-acid sequence MILDVGQIIAQLGKEKGIDKAIIIEAIKEALETAARKKYGMTKILEATYDLDTGEFEILSFRTATETVVDPDTQMTLGEAQSLDPEAQLGDSLGERLSTKDLGRIAAQTARQIIMQKVKDAEREVIYNEFIGRKGELLNGIVQRYERDCLIIDLGKTEAIMTPSEQIPRERYRQGDRIRAYIKDVTKTSRGPEILLSRADPRMIIKLFEQEVPEVYEGVVSILSVAREPGFRTKIAVRSRDRDVDPVGACVGMKGSRVQSVVQELRGERIDIIAWDEDPARFVCNALQPAEIIRVLVNESGKSMEVIVAEEQLLLAIGRRGQNVKLASKLVGWHIEVRAEGQVEDALKRAEGLFTKKPEDTPAEVPPPEGTVPDVAPPEGSLPAESSADGTLADAGEIVEAKEGLPSEAPPAEGAVVEAKDGGLPKE; translated from the coding sequence ATGATCCTGGACGTGGGACAGATCATTGCCCAGCTGGGCAAGGAAAAAGGGATCGACAAGGCGATCATCATCGAGGCGATCAAGGAAGCCCTCGAAACCGCCGCGCGGAAGAAGTACGGGATGACCAAGATCCTCGAGGCGACCTACGATCTCGACACCGGGGAGTTCGAGATTTTGTCGTTCCGCACGGCGACGGAGACGGTCGTCGACCCCGACACGCAGATGACCCTCGGGGAGGCGCAGTCCCTCGATCCCGAGGCGCAACTGGGCGACAGCCTCGGGGAGCGGCTGAGCACCAAGGACCTGGGGCGGATCGCCGCCCAGACGGCGCGCCAGATCATCATGCAGAAGGTGAAGGACGCGGAGCGCGAGGTCATCTACAACGAGTTCATCGGGCGGAAGGGGGAGCTCCTGAACGGCATCGTGCAGCGGTACGAGCGCGACTGCCTCATCATCGACCTTGGGAAAACCGAGGCGATCATGACCCCTTCGGAACAGATTCCCCGCGAGCGGTACCGCCAGGGGGACCGGATCCGGGCCTACATCAAGGACGTCACGAAAACTTCACGGGGGCCGGAGATCCTTCTCTCCCGGGCAGACCCGAGGATGATCATCAAGTTGTTCGAACAGGAGGTTCCCGAGGTCTACGAGGGGGTGGTCTCCATCCTGAGCGTTGCGAGGGAGCCGGGTTTCCGCACCAAGATCGCCGTGCGCTCCAGGGATCGGGACGTCGACCCCGTGGGCGCGTGCGTCGGCATGAAGGGGTCCCGCGTCCAGAGCGTCGTGCAGGAACTTCGCGGCGAGCGGATCGACATCATCGCCTGGGACGAGGACCCCGCCCGGTTCGTCTGCAACGCTCTTCAGCCGGCCGAGATCATCCGGGTGCTCGTGAACGAGTCCGGGAAGAGCATGGAGGTGATCGTTGCCGAGGAGCAACTGCTTCTCGCCATAGGAAGGCGGGGGCAGAACGTGAAGCTCGCTTCCAAGCTGGTCGGCTGGCACATCGAAGTGCGGGCCGAGGGGCAGGTGGAGGACGCCCTGAAGCGGGCGGAGGGGCTGTTCACGAAGAAGCCGGAGGACACGCCCGCGGAGGTCCCGCCGCCGGAAGGCACGGTTCCCGACGTGGCCCCTCCGGAGGGAAGCCTGCCTGCCGAATCCTCCGCCGATGGAACGTTGGCAGATGCGGGCGAAATTGTCGAGGCGAAGGAGGGCCTGCCCTCCGAAGCGCCCCCGGCGGAAGGCGCGGTGGTTGAGGCGAAGGATGGAGGGCTCCCCAAGGAGTAA
- a CDS encoding 3-oxoacyl-ACP synthase, which produces MRGARIIGTGRALPPRVVKNEELTRRMDTSDEWIVQRTGVRERRYVDPGTGSSHLGADASRKAIANAGITADDIDLIVFATLSPDHVFPGNGVLVQNLLGMRTVGALDVRDQCSGFIYALSVAEAFVKGGFHDHVLVIGAEVQSTGLDFSTKGRDVAVIFGDGAGAVVVGPAEPGRGILSSHLHSEGKYAKELWVEGPSFIDHPWITHEMIDAGKHFPKMNGRYVFTHAVRRFPEVIREGLEKNGLTLADLSLLIPHQANLRITQAVGAALQLPEGKVFSNVERYGNTTAASIPIALDECVEQGRIREGDVVCLASFGSGFTWASALLRW; this is translated from the coding sequence ATGCGCGGGGCGCGGATCATCGGCACGGGGCGGGCTCTTCCGCCGCGCGTCGTGAAGAACGAGGAGCTGACACGGCGGATGGACACGTCGGACGAGTGGATCGTCCAGCGCACCGGCGTCCGGGAGCGCAGGTACGTCGATCCCGGGACGGGCTCGTCCCACCTTGGCGCCGACGCTTCGCGCAAGGCGATCGCGAACGCCGGGATCACGGCCGACGACATCGACCTGATCGTCTTCGCCACCCTCTCGCCGGATCACGTCTTTCCCGGGAACGGCGTCCTGGTACAGAACCTGCTCGGGATGCGGACCGTCGGCGCCCTCGACGTTCGCGACCAGTGCTCCGGCTTCATCTATGCTCTCTCCGTGGCGGAGGCGTTCGTCAAGGGCGGGTTCCACGACCACGTCCTGGTGATCGGCGCCGAGGTGCAGAGCACCGGGCTCGACTTCAGCACGAAGGGGCGCGACGTCGCGGTGATCTTCGGGGACGGGGCCGGTGCGGTCGTCGTCGGCCCCGCGGAGCCGGGGAGGGGGATCCTCTCTTCCCACCTTCATTCCGAGGGGAAGTACGCGAAGGAATTGTGGGTCGAAGGCCCCAGTTTTATCGACCACCCCTGGATCACCCACGAGATGATCGACGCCGGAAAACATTTCCCGAAGATGAACGGCCGGTACGTCTTCACCCACGCGGTCCGGCGCTTCCCCGAGGTGATCCGGGAGGGGCTCGAAAAGAACGGCCTCACGCTTGCGGACCTCTCCCTGCTCATCCCCCACCAGGCGAACCTGCGCATCACCCAGGCGGTCGGGGCCGCACTCCAGCTGCCGGAGGGGAAAGTGTTCTCCAACGTCGAGCGGTACGGGAACACGACGGCGGCGTCGATCCCGATCGCGCTCGACGAGTGCGTCGAGCAGGGCCGGATCCGGGAGGGGGACGTCGTCTGCCTCGCCTCGTTCGGCTCCGGATTCACCTGGGCCTCGGCGTTGTTACGCTGGTAG
- a CDS encoding dihydroorotate dehydrogenase B catalytic subunit, whose protein sequence is MQTVTPDLSARVGSVLLKNPVMSASGTFGYGLEFTPFYDISRLGAVIVKGLSLLPTPGNPPGRIVETPAGMLNAIGLQNIGVERFANDVAPRLDDAGAVYVANIYGRTIEEYEAVTRRLSEIPALAAIELNASCPNVKEGGIAFGSNPEGLSGLTRRVRAVTSKPLWVKLSPNVSDIGAIARAAEEAGADAVTLINTIIGMAVNPRTRRPILSNVTGGLSGPAVKPVALRMVWEACKAVKIPVVGIGGIQSAADALEFLLVGAAAVQVGTANFRNPNVCVEIIDGIREFFVREKIFRLDDYRGKLLLRE, encoded by the coding sequence ATGCAGACCGTGACCCCTGACCTCTCCGCGCGGGTGGGGAGCGTGCTTCTCAAGAACCCGGTGATGAGCGCGTCCGGTACCTTCGGATACGGCCTGGAGTTTACGCCTTTCTACGACATCTCCCGCCTGGGGGCGGTGATCGTGAAGGGGTTGTCCCTCCTGCCGACGCCGGGAAACCCCCCCGGTCGGATCGTGGAGACCCCCGCCGGGATGCTGAACGCGATCGGGCTGCAGAACATCGGTGTCGAGCGGTTCGCGAACGACGTCGCGCCGCGGCTGGACGACGCCGGTGCGGTGTACGTCGCGAACATCTACGGACGAACGATCGAGGAGTACGAGGCGGTGACGCGGCGGCTCTCCGAAATCCCGGCGCTCGCGGCGATCGAGCTGAACGCTTCCTGCCCCAACGTGAAGGAGGGGGGGATCGCCTTCGGTTCGAACCCCGAGGGGCTGTCCGGTCTCACCCGGCGGGTGCGCGCCGTTACGTCGAAGCCGTTGTGGGTGAAGCTCTCCCCGAACGTGTCGGACATCGGCGCGATCGCGCGGGCGGCCGAGGAGGCGGGGGCCGACGCGGTGACCCTCATCAACACCATCATCGGGATGGCGGTGAATCCTCGGACGCGCCGGCCGATCCTTTCCAACGTGACGGGAGGCCTCTCCGGACCCGCGGTGAAGCCGGTGGCGCTCCGGATGGTGTGGGAGGCGTGCAAGGCGGTGAAGATCCCCGTGGTCGGGATCGGGGGGATCCAGAGCGCCGCGGATGCTCTCGAGTTCCTGCTGGTGGGCGCCGCGGCGGTGCAGGTGGGGACGGCGAACTTCCGCAACCCGAACGTGTGCGTCGAGATCATCGACGGGATCCGGGAATTTTTCGTCCGGGAGAAGATCTTCCGCCTCGACGATTACCGGGGGAAGCTCCTCCTGAGGGAGTAA
- a CDS encoding arginine decarboxylase, pyruvoyl-dependent, with product MSVPTKIFFTKGVGRHREQLTSFELALRDAGIQKYNLVQVSSIFPPKCRIVKKEEGLKALAPGEIVFVVMSRCCSDEPRRLVAASVGCALPTDRSVYGYLSEHHAFGQTEKVAGDYAEDLAAAMLASTLGVEFDEDKSWDEKREVWKISGKIYRSFNITQSAIVKDEYTTVVTAAVLVS from the coding sequence ATGTCCGTTCCCACGAAGATCTTCTTTACCAAGGGGGTCGGCCGCCACCGCGAGCAGCTTACCTCGTTCGAGCTCGCGCTGCGGGACGCCGGGATCCAGAAGTACAACCTCGTCCAGGTGTCGAGCATCTTCCCGCCGAAGTGCAGGATCGTGAAGAAGGAGGAAGGGCTCAAGGCCCTCGCCCCGGGCGAGATCGTTTTCGTGGTGATGAGCCGGTGCTGCAGCGACGAACCGCGGCGGCTGGTCGCCGCCTCCGTCGGGTGCGCGCTCCCTACCGATCGGTCGGTGTACGGGTACCTGAGCGAGCACCACGCCTTCGGGCAGACCGAGAAGGTGGCGGGGGACTACGCGGAGGATCTGGCGGCGGCGATGCTCGCCTCCACCCTCGGGGTGGAGTTCGACGAGGACAAGAGCTGGGACGAGAAGCGGGAGGTGTGGAAGATCAGCGGGAAGATCTACCGCTCCTTCAACATCACACAGTCGGCGATCGTCAAGGACGAGTACACCACGGTCGTGACCGCGGCCGTGCTGGTTTCGTGA
- a CDS encoding agmatinase codes for MPYSVTFGGISGRYASWKDATFVVIPFPVDMTTTYMTGTRNGPRAILDASSHMELFDEENKIEPYRAGIFVSTEIPVSLAGPVQAMKEVERRVKATVRAGKVPVLLGGEHSGTVGAVTALRKRYGDLTVLQFDAHTDLRDTYLGTPHNHACVGRRIVDAGARLVQVGIRSMSEEEDRFLKKSGELKAFYASEVRDNVADVTKGIVSSLSENVYISIDLDVFDPGIMPAVVTPEPGGLSWFEGIDILRDVMRSNRNIVGFDVMELAPIAGMAAPDYLAARLCYRLMGWLVARRSEK; via the coding sequence ATCCCATACTCCGTCACGTTCGGAGGGATATCCGGCAGGTACGCGTCGTGGAAGGACGCGACCTTCGTCGTGATCCCGTTTCCGGTCGACATGACGACGACGTACATGACGGGAACGCGGAACGGCCCGCGCGCCATTCTCGACGCTTCCTCCCACATGGAGCTGTTCGACGAGGAGAACAAGATCGAGCCGTACCGGGCGGGGATCTTCGTCTCGACGGAAATCCCGGTCTCCCTCGCGGGACCGGTCCAGGCCATGAAGGAAGTGGAGCGGCGCGTGAAGGCCACGGTGCGTGCGGGCAAGGTCCCGGTGCTGCTCGGCGGGGAGCATTCGGGAACGGTGGGGGCCGTGACCGCGCTGCGCAAGCGGTATGGAGACCTGACCGTCCTGCAATTCGACGCCCATACGGACCTTCGCGACACGTATCTCGGGACGCCGCACAACCATGCGTGCGTCGGCCGGCGGATCGTCGACGCGGGGGCGCGACTCGTCCAGGTCGGCATCCGGAGCATGTCCGAGGAGGAGGACCGCTTCCTCAAGAAGTCGGGGGAGTTGAAGGCGTTCTACGCCTCCGAGGTCCGGGACAACGTGGCCGACGTCACGAAGGGGATCGTCAGCTCCCTGTCGGAGAACGTCTACATCTCGATCGACCTCGACGTGTTCGACCCGGGAATCATGCCCGCCGTCGTCACGCCGGAGCCCGGGGGGCTCTCCTGGTTCGAGGGGATCGACATCCTTCGGGACGTGATGCGTTCGAACCGGAACATCGTCGGTTTCGACGTGATGGAACTCGCCCCGATCGCCGGGATGGCGGCGCCGGACTACCTGGCCGCGCGCCTCTGCTATCGCCTCATGGGCTGGCTCGTCGCGCGCCGGTCCGAGAAGTAA